One window of Robiginitalea biformata HTCC2501 genomic DNA carries:
- a CDS encoding RNA polymerase sigma factor produces the protein MSTLLEKHIVELLREGDEKAIGLLYEHYGDTLYGVALKVVKNEELAQDVVQESFVKIWKKSHTYDASKAKLFTWLFRITRNAAIDKLRSLSTKSDKEIQIDVSDVYTIGVDGVNPELMDMQKHLGSIEPKYQVVLEALFFQGMTQQEASEELDIPLGTIKSRLKIGLRELKKIYGPAVMIVYCLLQAL, from the coding sequence ATGAGCACATTACTCGAAAAACATATAGTTGAACTGCTCCGGGAGGGCGATGAAAAGGCCATCGGCCTGCTCTATGAGCACTATGGGGACACGCTCTACGGGGTTGCCCTGAAGGTGGTAAAAAACGAAGAACTCGCCCAGGACGTGGTCCAGGAGAGTTTTGTGAAGATCTGGAAGAAATCCCATACCTACGACGCTTCAAAGGCCAAACTGTTTACCTGGCTATTCCGGATTACCCGCAACGCGGCCATCGACAAACTTCGCAGTTTGAGTACAAAGTCGGATAAGGAAATCCAAATAGACGTTTCGGACGTATATACAATAGGTGTGGACGGGGTGAACCCCGAATTGATGGACATGCAAAAACACCTCGGGAGTATTGAGCCCAAGTACCAGGTGGTGCTGGAGGCCCTCTTCTTCCAGGGAATGACCCAACAGGAAGCCAGCGAGGAACTGGATATCCCGCTGGGAACCATCAAATCGCGGCTCAAGATCGGCCTGAGGGAACTCAAGAAGATCTACGGCCCGGCCGTAATGATCGTTTATTGTTTATTGCAAGCGTTATGA